Proteins from one Penicillium digitatum chromosome 2, complete sequence genomic window:
- a CDS encoding Cation efflux protein: protein MSFASSLCCAELMSSQPSLPLSSPPAPSPILHPRRPSLEQEREILSTRGQRLWNLLPSRTSSLALNDVDDDVSERRLILRRGSLLIGRSNLRYEWQRYYKSPESLKDLPKAIRKYYERNNALISQYLYIDRLLDSSLPHNLIEDYNGCNHYASRKGILQPPSLEDNHAEASEPNPKIGRIKRTPHNLYRIPDETTPLVHSPEAAEDSPLDPFLDLESHGGMSPEDEERIINIAIRINFVANVALLASKIAIMAMTSSMSMLAGLVDGVLDFLSTVIVWITTTMIRRQDRNRYPISRRRLEPISVLIFSVIMVTSFFQVALNSMKQLIGDDRTVVELSIPSLALMGGTVLVKLLCWIWCRLIPSPSVQVLAQDAMTDVVFNTFSIIFPLIGTVANLWYLDPIGGLLLSFYIMWNWGQTATEYIQRLTGAAASPDDHSILLYMTMRFSWVIHKIQDLKAYYASDKLNVEVDLVVDEKISLRDSHDVGESLQYIIESVPTVDRAFVHLDYDEWNLPSHMNQMDR from the exons ATGAGCTTCGCTTCTTCACTTTGCTGTGCTGAATTGATGTCTTCCCAACCATCTCTGCCGCTTTCCTCCCCTCCTGCGCCTTCGCCCATTCTACATCCGCGACGCCCAAGCCTGGAACAGGAGCGAGAAATTCTTTCCACCAGAGGCCAACGCTTATGGAATCTTTTACCTTCTCGCACATCTAGCCTTGCATTAAATGATGTCGATGACGATGTATCCGAAAGGCGACTTATTCTTCGACGTGGATCGTTGTTGATTGGGCGCAGTAATCTTCGATATGAATG GCAACGCTACTATAAATCACCTGAGTCATTAAAAGACCTCCCAAAGGCAAT TCGGAAATATTATGAACGAAACAATGCGCTAATTTCCCAATATCTTTACATTGACCGACTGCTGGACTCTTCGCTACCCCATAATCTGATCGAAGACTATAACGGATGTAATCACTATGCTTCAAGAAAGGGAATTCTTCAGCCGCCTTCGCTAGAAGACAATCATGCCGAGGCATCAGAACCTAATCCCAAGATCGGAAGGATCAAACGCACCCCGCATAATCTTTATCGGATCCCCGATGAGACAACACCCTTAGTCCACTCTCCTGAGGCAGCAGAAGACAGCCCATTAGATCCGTTCCTCGATCTTGAATCGCATGGCGGCATGTCCCCAGAGGACGAGGAGCGTATTATCAACATAGCCATTCGCATCAATTTCGTCGCCAACGTTGCTCTCCTAGCCTCGAAGATCGCCATCATGGCGATGACTAGCTCCATGTCTATGCTGGCAGGTCTTGTGGATGGAGTTTTGGACTTTCTCAGCACAGTGATTGTCTGGATAACTACCACTATGATCCGCCGACAAGATCGCAACCGCTACCCCATCAGCCGACGGCGgttagagcctatcagtgtGTTGATATTCTCGGTGATCATGGTGACGTCCTTTTTCCAAGTAGCACTAAATTCTATGAAACAATTAATTGGAGACGACCGCACGGTTGTTGAGCTATCTATCCCATCCCTTGCCTTGATGGGTGGTACTGTTTTGGTTAAGCTGCTCTGCTGGATCTGGTGTAGGCTAATTCCTAGCCCAAGCGTTCAGGTCCTGGCCCAGGACGCCATGACTGACGTTGTTTTCAACACATTCAGCATCATCTTCCCCCTGA TTGGTACCGTTGCAAACCTCTGGTACTTGGATCCCATAGGTGGTCTGCTCCTCTCCTTCTACATCATGTGGAACTGGGGTCAGACGGCCACAGAATACATCCAACGGTTGACCGGCGCAGCTGCCTCTCCCGACGATCATAGCATCTTGCTGTATATGACGATGCGGTTCTCCTGGGTCATTCACAAGATTCAGGACCTGAAAGCCTACTACGCCAGTGACAAACTGAACGTGGAGGTTGACCTTGTTGTGGATGAAAAGATCAGTTTACGGGATAGTCATGATGTTGGCGAGAGTTTGCAGTACATCATCGAGAGTGTCCCTACTGTCGACCGTGCCTTTGTGCATTTGGATTATGACGAGTGGAACCTGCCCAGCCATATGAACCAGATGGACCGGTAA
- a CDS encoding Phenylacetate hydroxylase — protein MAIQTLAVAVITVVYFLIRYFNRTDIPKIKGIPEVPGIPIFGNLLQLGDQHATVTGRWAKTFGPVFQVRMGNKRIVFANSFKSVRQLWIKDSSALISRPTFHTFHSVVSSSQGFTIGTSPWDDSCKKRRKAAATALNRPAVQSYMPIIDVESNSSIKELYRDSQNGKRDVNPTAYFQRYALNTSLTLNYGFRIEGNVDDTLLHEIVDVERGVSNFRSTSNNWQDYIPLLRIFPKMNNEAADFRGRRDKYLTYLLDMLKDRIAKGTDKPCITGNILKDPEAKLNDAEVKSICLTMVSAGLDTVPGNLIMGIAYLASEDGQSIQNKAYDAIMEVYPNGDAWERCLVEEKVPYVTALVKEILRFWTVIPICLPRESTKDIQWNGATIPAGTTFFMNAWAADYDEDHFTDADKFIPERFLEVNEGAGTAHYAYGAGSRMCAGSHLANRELFTAFIRLITAFQMHTAKEAADRPILNAIECNLIATALTTEPKPFKVGFSARDPKKLEQWI, from the exons ATGGCAATCCAAACACTTGCAGTTGCCGTGATCACGGTGGTTTATTTCCTCATTCGTTATTTCAACCGCACTGATATCCCCAAGATTAAAGGCATCCCGGAGGTCCCTGGTATACCCATATTTGGTAACCTATTGCAGTTGGGAGATCAGCATGCAACAGTCACGGGGAGATGGGCAAAGACATTTGGCCCAGTTTTCCAAGTGCGCATGGGAAACAAG CGAATCGTGTTCGCCAACAGCTTTAAATCCGTTCGTCAATTGTGGATTAAGGACTCATCCGCTCTCATTTCCCGCCCAACTTTCCACACCTTCCACAGCGTCGTCTCCAGCTCACAGGGGTTCACTATTGGAACGTCCCCGTGGGATGATTCCTGCAAGAAACGCCGCAAGGCAGCTGCCACAGCGTTGAATCGACCGGCGGTGCAGTCATATATGCCCATCATCGATGTCGAATCCAATTCTAGCATCAAAGAGCTATACCGGGACAGCCAGAACGGCAAACGTGACGTAAATCCCACTGCCTATTTCCAGCGATATGCCCTCAACACCAGTTTGACTTTGAACTATGGGTTCCGTATCGAGGGCAACGTGGATGATACGCTACTGCACGAGATTGTGGATGTGGAGCGTGGCGTATCCAACTTTCGCAGCACTTCGAATAACTGGCAGGATTACATTCCCCTATTACGAATATTCCCCAAGATGAACAATGAAGCTGCAGACTTCCGGGGTCGCCGTGATAAATATCTGACCTACTTGCTCGATATGCTCAAGGATCGGATCGCCAAAGGAACCGACAAGCCTTGCATCACTGGCAATATATTGAAGGATCCCGAGGCTAAGCTGAATGACG CCGAGGTGAAATCGATCTGTTTGACTATGGTGTCGGCTGGTCTTGACACTGTTCCCGGTAACTTGATCATGGGGATTGCCTACCTGGCATCGGAAGACGGCCAAAGCATTCAAAACAAGGCTTATGATGCGATAATGGAAGTTTACCCGAATGGGGATGCTTGGGAGAGATGCTTGGTGGAGGAAAAGGTCCCCTATGTGACTGCCCTGGTGAAGGAGATCTTGCGGTTCTGGACAGTTATTCCTATCTGTCTGCCACGCGAGAGCACTAAGGATATCCAGTGGAATGGAGCCACTATCCCTGCTGGCACGACTTTCTTCATG AATGCTTGGGCTGCCGATTACGACGAAGATCACTTTACGGATGCCGATAAATTCATCCCAGAGAGGTTTTTGGAGGTCAATGAGGGTGCAGGCACTGCCCACTACGCATATGGAGCAGGATCACGTATGTGTGCAGGCTCACATCTCGCCAATCGCGAGCTGTTCACTGCTTTCATCCGCCTCATCACTGCCTTCCAGATGCACACGGCGAAAGAGGCAGCCGACCGACCAATTCTTAATGCAATTGAGTGCAATTTGATTGCGACAGCCTTGACAACCGAGCCGAAGCCATTCAAAGTCGGCTTTAGTGCACGCGACCCCAAGAAGCTCGAGCAGTGGATTTAG